Sequence from the Neorhizobium sp. NCHU2750 genome:
TCTCGTCGTCAATGGCACCTCGCTCGGGATGAAGGCCAGCGATGCCCAGCCCCTCGATTTTTCGCTCCTGTCTCCCCGTCAGGTCGTCGCGGATGCGATCATGGATCCGGTGATGACGCCGCTTCTCGTCGCGGCGCAGCAAAATGGCTGCCGCATCCAGCGCGGATTGCCGATGCTTCAATGCCAGATCGAATTGATGGCGCGGCATATGGGAGCTATCGCATGACGGCTCATGCCCTGCTGCTCGATGAACTCCGCGACATTTGCGGCGACGCCCAAGTGCTGACGGCGGATCTCGATGTCGAAGCCTATTCAACCGACTGGAAAAATAGCGTCCGCGGGCAACCGCTCTGTGTCGTGCGTCCCGCCAATACGGCTGAGGTCTCGGCCGTCGTGAAGGCATGCAATCGCCATCGCGTGCCGATCGTGCCGCAAGGGGGCAATACCGGCCTCGCCGCCGGTGCCACGCCGGGGCCGGATGGTGAAGAGGTGGTATTGTCATTGCTGCGCATGAAGGCGATCCGGGATCTCGATCCGGTCGGCATGACGGTGGAGGTGGAAGCCGGCGCCATCGTACAGACGGTCAAGGAAGAGGCGGAAAGGCGCGGACGACTGCTGCCCGTCAGCCTTGCCGCCGAGGGGTCGGCGATGGTCGGCGGTATCGTCTCGACCAATGCCGGCGGCATCAACGTCCTTCGCTACGGCATGACGCGCGCTCTGGTCCTCGGCCTTGAGGTCGTGCTCGCAGACGGCACGGTGGTCGATGGGCTCCGGCATCTGCGCAAGGACAATGCCGGATATGACTGGAAGCAGTTGTTCATCGGGGCCGAAGGCACGCTCGGCATCATAACGGCTGCCGTTCTGCGTCTGGCTCCAATTCCGAGAGAGAGCGTTACGGCACTGCTATCCATCGCCGATGTCGAAACGGCGCTGAAGCTCTTTGCCCTGGCTCAAGACCATGTTGGCGAAGCCCTCTCGGCTTTCGAGTTGATTTCGGCCACATCGCTTGGCCTCGT
This genomic interval carries:
- a CDS encoding FAD-binding oxidoreductase yields the protein MTAHALLLDELRDICGDAQVLTADLDVEAYSTDWKNSVRGQPLCVVRPANTAEVSAVVKACNRHRVPIVPQGGNTGLAAGATPGPDGEEVVLSLLRMKAIRDLDPVGMTVEVEAGAIVQTVKEEAERRGRLLPVSLAAEGSAMVGGIVSTNAGGINVLRYGMTRALVLGLEVVLADGTVVDGLRHLRKDNAGYDWKQLFIGAEGTLGIITAAVLRLAPIPRESVTALLSIADVETALKLFALAQDHVGEALSAFELISATSLGLVEKHAGLKSPIASGDWYLLVEASSSLSGLQPAMEKLLEAAFEQGLALDGVVASSRQQTQALWALREHVTEAEAREGGGLKHDISVPLRTMADFLVEAGKAVTAICPSAAFNVFGHLGDGNLHYNVLMNGAKEQAAVNRAVHDAVVRHRGSISAEHGIGQYRLGEWLRTKPESEQLLARAVKQAIDPGGMFNPGKLFPATLKGDAA